Part of the Vigna angularis cultivar LongXiaoDou No.4 chromosome 1, ASM1680809v1, whole genome shotgun sequence genome, TCAGCTCCTCCGCCGTGAGAGCGTGGCCCAGCTTCGCCATGGAGTGAGCCAGCTCTGCCGCCGTGATGAAGCCGTTCCCGTCCCGGTCGAACATTCGGAACAGCTGCCGCAGCTGCTCCTCCGTGTAGGGCGATTTCGCCGGAAGCAGCTCCGGCGCCACCAGCGCCACAAACTCGGAGAACTCCACCAGGCCGTTGTTGTTCGTGTCCGCTCTCTGGATAAACACCTCCAATTGGTCTGCACTTGGCTTCAGACCTAACGATCGGAGAAGCGAACTCAGCTCCAACTGCGTGAGGCTCCCGTCGTTGTTCCGATCGAAGGTACGGAATATCTCTCGCAACTCCGCGATTTGTTCTTCGTCCAATTTCACCACGTGCTTCTTGCTCATCTTTTCAATCGATcttttcaccgattaaaatatttatttcttcaacTAACATGCatgcaaaagaaagcaaaagaaaggCAGTGCTAATTTGATTCTAGATCTACACCACttgtgtgtgtttttgtgtttgtgttttgtccAAGATATTAAATATGGTTGAGCTTCCTTTTCCAAGGAGTTTGCCCAAATGTCGGATCTGCTTTGAATGTTCCAAAGAAGAACAGTTCAGAGGttagttcaattttttataaataaaataaaaaatgaagaagcTGAATTTGTATGATTGGTGTGGATTTTACATGTCAAAGTCAAACTATATAGAAAAGGTTTGTGATTAATGATGGGTAATAATTAATTGCATTGGTTGGTTGAGAATTCATTATTTTTCCATGTACTTCTTCaaagttttcattattttaattttggaaCTGCagaaaattctttttttttctatacggatgaacttttgattttgaagaATTGTTTGTGTTATATTTTAggtatttttattcttaaaagtctgtttaatgtatttttagtatattttaatatctaaaactatttaaatttatgaattttaggGAGTTTTCTAGGttaggaaatggaggaagttcGGTATTTAAGAAAGTTTAATGGCGAAATTGGAGGCAGAATGGCGGGAAATGCGTGAGCAGTTCCCACGTTATCCTTGTTGGGACGCCGTCCGTCAGTGTTGGAATAAGTGTATCACTCTTTTGACCTTAGTGGGCGCATTTGAATAGTGGAGCACTTGTCATGGTGGCCCATCAAATTTCCAAACTTTGTTTAGTGGTTGGTGCTATTTTTATTACtgttattttgaaattgaaaaaaaaatgcaatagtttaaataatttaatatctaattAATGTATTTGAGTTTTgacttttacaatttttttttaaaatttttttatatcctaaaattttaaattgttatttttaatt contains:
- the LOC108340909 gene encoding probable calcium-binding protein CML18 — encoded protein: MSKKHVVKLDEEQIAELREIFRTFDRNNDGSLTQLELSSLLRSLGLKPSADQLEVFIQRADTNNNGLVEFSEFVALVAPELLPAKSPYTEEQLRQLFRMFDRDGNGFITAAELAHSMAKLGHALTAEELTGMIREADTDGDGMINFQEFSHAITSAAFDNSWP